One part of the Arthrobacter sp. EM1 genome encodes these proteins:
- a CDS encoding glycogen debranching protein, with protein sequence MNTATRIGVEELRQSAIDVLKLNDLGTMTSAAPNLYPHMWSWDAAFVAIGLARYDVARAITELKTLQAAQWSTGMIPHIVFSENSAGYFPGFDRWGTASAAARPEAFKSSGICQPPVHAIAVRHIVDRGRENGGADQEAAEAFLSESFDGWLAWHRWLAEVRDPEGVGLIEIHHGWESGFDNSPRWDGPYSRINPGTVEPFTRRDTLHVADVSERPDDAEYTKYLWLVQQMASVDFDDRAVQDIIDFRVRDVFFSGIMAASSDVLADLADEIGRPEDAAELRGYAVRFRNGVASSIDPETGLARDYDVLAGEWISTQTVSGFAALVAGGEPATMAVQRNLLQGPDWMGYPDMRFPLPPSTSPASPAFRSRTYWRGPVWPFLNLLLGWAAKRDGQNELYETLKSASLRQLADLKFGEYYEPFTGEPLGSLNQAWTAAAALEWIGAAR encoded by the coding sequence TCGAGGAACTGCGCCAGTCCGCCATTGATGTCCTGAAGCTCAACGACCTCGGCACCATGACCAGCGCCGCACCCAACCTGTACCCGCACATGTGGAGCTGGGACGCAGCCTTCGTCGCCATCGGGCTCGCCCGCTACGACGTGGCTCGGGCGATCACCGAACTCAAAACCCTGCAGGCCGCCCAGTGGTCCACCGGCATGATCCCGCACATCGTCTTCAGCGAAAACTCCGCCGGCTACTTCCCGGGCTTTGACCGCTGGGGCACCGCTTCCGCGGCGGCACGCCCCGAGGCGTTCAAGAGCAGCGGCATCTGCCAGCCTCCCGTCCACGCCATCGCCGTGCGGCACATTGTGGACCGCGGCCGGGAAAACGGCGGGGCGGACCAGGAAGCGGCCGAGGCCTTCCTGTCCGAATCCTTCGACGGCTGGCTGGCGTGGCACCGCTGGCTCGCCGAGGTCCGGGACCCGGAAGGGGTGGGCCTCATTGAGATCCACCACGGCTGGGAATCAGGGTTCGATAACTCCCCCCGCTGGGACGGCCCCTACTCCCGGATCAACCCCGGGACGGTCGAGCCGTTCACCCGGCGCGACACCCTCCACGTCGCCGATGTCAGCGAACGCCCCGATGACGCCGAGTACACCAAGTATCTGTGGCTAGTCCAGCAGATGGCATCCGTCGATTTCGACGACCGTGCCGTCCAGGACATCATCGACTTCCGGGTCAGGGACGTCTTCTTCTCCGGCATCATGGCCGCGTCCTCCGACGTCCTCGCTGACCTGGCCGACGAGATCGGCCGCCCGGAGGACGCCGCGGAGCTGCGCGGCTACGCCGTGCGGTTCCGGAACGGTGTCGCGTCCAGTATTGACCCGGAGACCGGGCTGGCCCGCGACTACGACGTCCTGGCCGGAGAGTGGATCTCGACCCAGACGGTGTCCGGCTTCGCAGCCCTCGTCGCCGGCGGCGAGCCCGCGACCATGGCCGTTCAGCGGAACCTGCTCCAGGGCCCGGACTGGATGGGATACCCGGACATGCGGTTCCCCCTGCCGCCGTCCACATCGCCGGCAAGCCCTGCCTTCCGTTCCCGGACCTACTGGCGCGGCCCCGTCTGGCCGTTCCTGAATCTGCTGCTCGGCTGGGCGGCGAAGCGCGACGGGCAGAACGAACTATACGAGACGCTCAAGTCCGCGTCCCTGCGCCAACTCGCGGACCTGAAGTTCGGTGAATACTACGAGCCCTTCACCGGCGAACCCCTGGGCAGCCTGAACCAGGCGTGGACGGCTGCCGCCGCCCTGGAATGGATCGGCGCCGCAAGATGA
- a CDS encoding glycerate kinase, which yields MTVLIACDKFKGSLTAAEVCDSLRSGLLRARPGLDIVSVPIADGGDGTVAAAGAAGYEEIEAKVSGPTGAPLTAVFALDRPSGTAVVEMAQASGLERLPGGVLEPLTASSYGTGELVLAALDAGATTIVLAVGGSACTDGGAGFLQALGMSLRADDGRELPPGGGALSGLAAVDQSSLDPRLSGCHFILASDVDNVLVGPQGAAAVYGPQKGATAADVAQLDGGLSRFAGVLGRTPGIAPDTELRPGSGAAGGLGYAAMAVLDAKQHPGVEVVMRLSGLDDIITGLTDRDLVITGEGSLDVQTLSGKAAAGVALAARAAGVPVIAVCGQRKLTPDQLEGIGIAQAYALTDTRQDVRACIEEAADILQTTTKRIAEDWL from the coding sequence ATGACCGTCCTCATTGCCTGCGACAAGTTCAAGGGCTCCCTCACCGCAGCCGAGGTCTGCGACAGCCTCCGGTCCGGGCTGCTCCGGGCCCGGCCCGGGCTGGACATCGTCTCGGTCCCCATCGCCGACGGCGGCGACGGCACCGTCGCCGCTGCCGGTGCCGCCGGCTACGAGGAAATCGAGGCCAAGGTCAGCGGACCCACCGGCGCCCCCTTGACCGCAGTGTTCGCCCTCGACCGGCCCAGCGGGACCGCGGTCGTGGAGATGGCCCAGGCGTCCGGGCTGGAACGGCTGCCTGGCGGTGTCCTGGAGCCCCTGACAGCCAGCAGCTACGGCACCGGCGAACTCGTCCTCGCCGCGCTCGACGCCGGGGCCACGACCATCGTCCTCGCAGTCGGCGGCAGTGCCTGCACCGACGGCGGGGCCGGCTTCCTCCAGGCGTTGGGGATGTCCCTGCGTGCCGACGATGGCAGGGAACTTCCACCCGGGGGCGGTGCCCTGAGCGGCCTCGCCGCCGTCGACCAGTCCTCGCTGGATCCGCGTCTGTCCGGCTGTCATTTCATCCTGGCGTCCGATGTGGACAACGTCCTGGTGGGACCCCAAGGCGCGGCAGCCGTTTACGGCCCGCAGAAAGGGGCCACGGCCGCCGACGTCGCGCAGCTGGACGGCGGATTGTCCCGCTTCGCCGGGGTTCTGGGCCGGACCCCGGGCATAGCTCCGGACACCGAGCTCCGGCCGGGATCCGGCGCTGCTGGCGGACTCGGCTATGCCGCCATGGCGGTGCTAGACGCTAAGCAGCACCCCGGCGTCGAGGTGGTGATGCGGCTTTCCGGACTCGACGACATCATTACGGGATTGACCGACCGCGACCTCGTCATCACCGGCGAAGGCTCCCTCGATGTCCAGACGCTGAGCGGCAAAGCGGCAGCTGGCGTGGCGCTGGCCGCACGGGCAGCCGGCGTACCGGTGATCGCCGTCTGCGGACAACGCAAACTCACACCCGACCAACTTGAGGGCATTGGCATCGCCCAGGCGTACGCCCTGACAGACACCAGGCAGGACGTCCGCGCGTGCATCGAAGAAGCTGCGGACATCCTGCAGACCACAACCAAGAGGATCGCGGAGGACTGGCTATGA
- a CDS encoding BadF/BadG/BcrA/BcrD ATPase family protein, whose translation MTDTHQGTIIGLDIGGTKTRGIRIVDGAVTDDRSTGSANVQNVTLEEAARRLGELLSGLGAADADAVFVGAGGIDTEADAEQLRRLIAPHAPRADVTVIHDTRLILAAGGTDTGIAIISGTGSAAWGTNAAGQTGRAGGWGYLLGDEGSGYWFGREAVRHSLDRTNRGQDIDPLTRELLDYCGLASPEQLISLFHGTAGRHYWADASRLVFDAANAGHGPSLAIIDAGARHLAEQAAAVAARIGITGPVVLGGGLVTNQPTFQQSITRHLEDRGLTDIRVLAQEPVFGVLQLARDRAMA comes from the coding sequence ATGACCGACACACACCAAGGGACCATCATCGGACTCGACATCGGCGGTACCAAGACCCGCGGCATCCGGATCGTCGACGGCGCCGTCACCGATGACCGGTCCACGGGCAGCGCCAACGTTCAGAACGTCACGCTGGAGGAAGCGGCCCGGCGGCTTGGCGAACTCCTCTCAGGCCTCGGAGCGGCCGACGCCGACGCCGTCTTCGTCGGGGCCGGCGGCATCGACACCGAAGCCGACGCCGAGCAACTCCGCCGACTCATCGCCCCCCACGCCCCGCGCGCCGACGTCACCGTCATCCACGACACCCGGCTCATCCTCGCGGCCGGCGGCACGGACACCGGGATCGCCATCATTTCCGGAACCGGCTCCGCTGCGTGGGGAACCAACGCCGCCGGGCAGACCGGACGCGCCGGCGGCTGGGGCTACCTCCTCGGGGATGAAGGCAGCGGCTACTGGTTCGGCCGCGAAGCGGTGCGGCACAGCCTTGACCGCACCAACCGCGGACAGGACATCGATCCGCTCACCCGTGAGCTGCTCGATTACTGTGGTCTCGCCTCCCCGGAGCAACTGATCAGCCTGTTCCACGGCACCGCCGGACGCCACTACTGGGCCGACGCCTCGCGCTTGGTCTTCGACGCCGCCAACGCCGGCCACGGCCCCAGCCTCGCCATCATCGACGCCGGGGCCCGGCACTTGGCTGAACAGGCGGCCGCCGTGGCCGCCCGGATCGGCATCACCGGTCCCGTCGTGCTCGGCGGCGGCCTGGTGACCAACCAGCCGACCTTCCAGCAAAGCATCACGAGGCACCTTGAGGACCGGGGACTCACCGACATCCGGGTGCTGGCGCAGGAGCCCGTCTTCGGAGTCCTGCAGCTCGCCCGGGACAGGGCCATGGCGTGA
- a CDS encoding ROK family protein — protein sequence MTIERVPARLSGATSHGHLLDLIRATGGMSRQQLLASTGMSRATLYERLETLLRRNLIYEAESMEATGGRRSRKIRFEDRGRVVLSFALGQTHATVAVSDTNGRQLRSRSVEHRINAPEDTVLQPLIRIGTELLDAGTGETLIGIGVSVPAPVDAGTGYVVHPTTIPEWEPDAVVTSVSSQWQVPIVVENDARAGALGECTTENETTVYVKVATGIGCGIVVDGTILRGAHGAAGDIGHIHVASDGPLCRCGRRGCLATFSSGSSLIDRLNSQGMTSLDEIARAAEQGQPDVEAQLLSAAEVLGGALAATVTTVNPNRLVLGGTIGTIPYFAERVRSRVLKDVVERIAEGLLVVAGATGDHAAVDGLTRLVMRKVFAPDAIDLLIVDYPIN from the coding sequence ATGACAATCGAACGAGTACCCGCCAGGCTCAGCGGCGCGACCTCGCACGGCCATCTGTTGGACCTGATCCGGGCCACCGGCGGTATGTCGCGCCAGCAGCTCTTGGCCAGCACCGGCATGTCCCGCGCCACCCTTTATGAGCGGCTGGAGACGCTGCTGCGCCGGAATCTGATCTACGAGGCCGAGAGCATGGAAGCAACCGGGGGCCGGCGCTCCCGCAAAATCCGCTTCGAGGACCGCGGCCGTGTGGTCCTGTCCTTCGCGCTGGGCCAAACCCACGCGACCGTCGCGGTATCCGACACCAACGGCCGGCAGCTCAGGTCACGCTCGGTGGAGCACCGGATCAACGCACCCGAAGACACCGTCCTTCAGCCGCTCATCCGGATCGGCACCGAACTCCTCGACGCCGGCACCGGGGAAACCCTGATCGGTATCGGAGTGAGCGTGCCGGCTCCCGTGGACGCCGGCACCGGATATGTCGTCCACCCGACCACGATCCCCGAGTGGGAACCGGATGCCGTGGTGACCTCCGTATCCAGCCAGTGGCAGGTTCCCATTGTGGTCGAAAACGACGCCCGGGCCGGTGCCCTGGGCGAATGCACCACCGAGAACGAGACCACCGTCTACGTCAAAGTCGCCACCGGCATCGGCTGCGGAATCGTCGTCGACGGGACCATTCTTCGCGGCGCTCACGGCGCCGCCGGGGACATCGGCCATATCCACGTCGCCTCCGACGGGCCGCTGTGCCGGTGCGGACGCCGCGGCTGCCTGGCCACCTTCAGCTCCGGCAGCTCGCTCATCGACCGGCTCAACAGTCAGGGCATGACGAGCCTGGACGAAATCGCCCGTGCGGCCGAACAGGGCCAGCCCGACGTCGAAGCACAGCTGCTCTCCGCAGCAGAGGTTCTCGGCGGCGCCTTGGCAGCGACTGTCACGACAGTCAACCCGAACAGGCTGGTGCTCGGCGGCACAATCGGTACCATTCCGTACTTCGCAGAGCGGGTCCGCTCCAGAGTGCTCAAGGACGTCGTTGAACGTATCGCAGAAGGCCTGTTGGTCGTCGCTGGGGCGACCGGCGATCACGCCGCGGTAGATGGACTCACCCGACTCGTGATGCGGAAAGTCTTCGCGCCCGACGCCATCGACTTGTTAATTGTCGATTACCCGATCAACTAG
- a CDS encoding type I phosphomannose isomerase catalytic subunit: MFLPITNEPRNYEWGSLTAISGLLGRQASGSPEAELWLGDHPGSPAQILDQDLANGATTLDHWIAADPVTALGTDSGEARLGFLLKILAADAPLSLQAHPTREQAVTGFARENAAGIPLDAAHRNYKDVQHKPEVIYALSETFEALASPSGAVRRCICRPATSMPTCKGSQLK, translated from the coding sequence GTGTTTCTTCCAATCACCAACGAGCCCCGGAACTATGAGTGGGGCTCGTTGACGGCAATCAGCGGATTGCTGGGCCGTCAGGCATCCGGCAGTCCCGAGGCGGAACTATGGCTGGGAGACCATCCAGGATCTCCTGCACAGATACTTGACCAGGACCTTGCCAATGGCGCCACGACCCTCGATCACTGGATCGCCGCAGACCCGGTCACTGCGCTTGGCACTGACAGCGGGGAGGCACGGCTGGGCTTCCTCCTGAAAATCCTGGCCGCCGATGCACCCTTGTCCCTCCAAGCCCACCCGACGCGGGAGCAAGCCGTGACCGGGTTCGCCCGCGAGAACGCTGCCGGCATACCGCTTGACGCGGCACACCGAAACTACAAGGACGTCCAGCATAAGCCCGAAGTGATCTACGCCCTCAGCGAGACGTTCGAAGCTCTCGCGTCACCCTCAGGCGCGGTGAGGCGCTGTATCTGCCGGCCGGCAACATCCATGCCTACCTGCAAGGGGTCGCAGTTGAAGTGA
- a CDS encoding TetR/AcrR family transcriptional regulator produces MTTTERGRPAQRAAERPDDDASREKVIAAAAVLFYARGFTAVGMDELRTESGVPLKRLYRLFPSKEAIVEEVLFAWERMWTSGVTAQVESTQAPRERLLAVYDFLASWFTSEGFRGCAFINSFGEVGGASGNITDIVRKQKKHFQDYLAELADDLGAPASLAPQLAILAEGAITTAAIAASAEPARQARAAAEILIDVALQDTPQPGVFMRVGPVGCV; encoded by the coding sequence ATGACCACAACAGAACGCGGGCGGCCCGCCCAGCGGGCTGCGGAACGACCGGACGATGACGCATCCCGGGAGAAAGTAATTGCCGCCGCCGCAGTGCTTTTTTATGCCCGGGGCTTTACTGCCGTGGGAATGGACGAACTCCGGACCGAATCGGGCGTCCCGCTCAAGCGCCTTTACCGCTTGTTTCCGTCCAAGGAAGCCATTGTGGAAGAAGTCCTGTTCGCCTGGGAGCGTATGTGGACGTCCGGGGTGACGGCGCAGGTTGAATCGACCCAGGCGCCCCGCGAGCGACTGCTGGCTGTCTACGACTTCCTGGCCAGCTGGTTCACTTCCGAGGGATTCCGGGGGTGCGCCTTTATCAACTCCTTTGGGGAAGTAGGCGGTGCCTCCGGAAATATCACCGACATCGTCAGAAAGCAGAAGAAACACTTCCAGGACTATCTGGCTGAACTGGCGGACGACCTCGGCGCCCCCGCATCGCTGGCCCCGCAACTGGCCATCCTTGCTGAAGGCGCCATCACCACTGCGGCAATAGCCGCCAGCGCCGAGCCCGCGCGCCAGGCCCGGGCGGCGGCGGAGATCCTGATCGACGTTGCGCTCCAGGACACCCCCCAGCCCGGGGTTTTCATGAGGGTGGGGCCTGTCGGGTGTGTTTAA